The nucleotide sequence TGGCAATATTTTTTTTGACAATAAGTATATTGATCATATGTGGAGATATTGAAAAGATTATAAGTTTTGGAATAGAATTTGATGATATTTTATGCAATCTGTTTTTTATAGGGTTGGGAATAATAGGGTTCCGTATCTATAGGTGGTATAAAAGACAAATAAAAAAATACACAGAACTGTTGAAAGAAGATAGATTAGATAAAATTGAATACATTATATATGATATTGAAAGAGTGAGAGGTGTAGTATATAATACGGCATTTTACATTGATGGTGTAAAATGTAAGTTAAGATTTCCGCAATATAAATGTAAGGATAATGACAATTATGAATATTATCTTGAGCCAATATATAAAAAAAATGGTGAGTTTAAAGATTTTATAGCTTATGCAGATAAAAAAAATGATTATAAAAAAAGTATAGAATCTACTAATGAAATTACAGAATGTGAAGAGAAAGCGGAAAAAAAGCGTAAAAGAAAAAGATTGAATGAATATGTAAATAGCAGAATGGAGCTAGCAAAGAAGTATGAAGAGGAAGCAAAAAATAAAATGTAGAGAATTAGTCTACATCCAGAATTAAATTAAACATACGTAATGAAGGAAAAGCTTAGTAACAAAGGAGAAAATACTATTTATGGAAAATGAAAATGTTTTAAGAGCACAGGAATTAAATAATAGAGGATTAATATTTATTGAAAGAAATGCTGGGGATGAAGCTTTAAAGTATTTTAATAAGGCTATAAAAGAGGATGAAAATTTTAAAGAAGCCTATTTAAATAAGGCAGCGCTTTGCTTGGCTATGAACAAAGTCGATGATGCTGTGAGTTGTTATGATAAGCTTATAATAAAGTATCCCAATGAAGGAAAAGCTTATTTTGGAAAAGGAAATGTAATGTTTTTTTATAAAGATAATATAAAGAAAGCTATAGAACTTTACAATAGATCTATTTATTTGGGAGAAATGAGTGAGGGAGTATATTATAATTTAGCACTTTGTATGGAGTCAATTGGAGAATTAGATGATGCCATAAAGTGGTTAAATAGGGCATTAATAATAAATGATCAAAATATAATAACTCTAAATAAGAAGGCTGCAGTGTTAATTAAAATTAAAAAATTCTACGAAGCCTTAGAGTGCTATAATAGAGTGCTTAAAATTGAAGTAGATAATGAAGAAGTATATCATTTTAAGGCGATGCTTTTGGGTGAGATGGGCAAAATAGAAAAAGCCTTTGAGACTATAAGTAGGGGAGAAGCTCTATTAGGTGAACAAATGACATTATGCTATGACAAGGCTGTATTGTTTGAAAAACAGAAAGAGTTTGAAAAAGCTTTGGAATGCACAGAAAAAGCATTATTATTTGATGAAGGTAATGTTCTATTAATACTAAAAAAAGGAGATTTGCTTACCTATCTAAAAAAGATTGATGAAGCGAAATCAACATATGATAAAATTTTAGAATTTCATGAGAATAATATGGAAGGTGTTTTTGCAAAGGCAAACCTGTGCATGTTATTAGGAGAACATGAAGATGCAGAAGAATTTTTCAAAGAAATAATAGAAAGATTAAGTGGAGAGGAATCTGTTTTAATTAATTCGTACTATTATAGAGCTTTGAATTTGAAAAAATGGGCAAAAACGAGGAAGCAAAAGAGGCTTATAAGGAAGCAATAAAAAAGTATAACTTCTTAATCATCAAATATCCATATGATGTTAAGTTGAATTTTTTTAAAGCAAATTGTTTGAGGGATATAGAAGATTATGAAAAAGCAGAAGAATTGTATGAGTATATAATTGACTTAGATAATGATGCTTTGGAAGTATATTTGATGAGAGCGAGAAATAGAATAAGTCTAAATAAATATGAAGCTGCTAAAGAAGATTTGAACACAGTTATAAAATTAAATCCAGCATATAGGAAAGTTATAGAATTAGATGAACAATTAAAGGAATTCTTAAGTGGTAAAAGTGAAAGTTGTTATAGATAAAAGATTTGTAGGAGGTTAAGGATGAATTCTGATGAAATAAGAATAGACGAGAAGGCTTGTGATGATGTAATAAAGGATTTAAAAGCAGTTGGGGAAAAAGTTAAAGAGACATATAATTTGATTCACTTATCCAATAGGCATATAGAAGATGGAATAAAAGGAAGTGCAGTGGATTCTATTACCACTGAGTATAATAAGATAGTTAAAATGGTAAAAGAAATGCAGGATAATATGGGTAATGATGTAGCGGCTGTAAATAATATAGTGTCAAGCTTTGATGCAGAGGATAAGATGATTAAAACAAAGTTTTATAGATAGTAATAAATGATACATATGTAGAAAAAGATGGAGTTTAATGGTAGATAGATGTGATATTGAAATTGATGCAAGTATTTTTGAAGAAACCATAAAAGTTTATAGCGATAGTAAAGTTAGATTGCATGATATTTTATGTGATTTAGAAAATGAATTACGTAAAATGGAAGATACATGGGAAGGCGATGCTAAAAAAGAATTTGATTCAACGTTTCCTGGATTTTATAGTGCAA is from Clostridium acetobutylicum ATCC 824 and encodes:
- a CDS encoding tetratricopeptide repeat protein, encoding MENENVLRAQELNNRGLIFIERNAGDEALKYFNKAIKEDENFKEAYLNKAALCLAMNKVDDAVSCYDKLIIKYPNEGKAYFGKGNVMFFYKDNIKKAIELYNRSIYLGEMSEGVYYNLALCMESIGELDDAIKWLNRALIINDQNIITLNKKAAVLIKIKKFYEALECYNRVLKIEVDNEEVYHFKAMLLGEMGKIEKAFETISRGEALLGEQMTLCYDKAVLFEKQKEFEKALECTEKALLFDEGNVLLILKKGDLLTYLKKIDEAKSTYDKILEFHENNMEGVFAKANLCMLLGEHEDAEEFFKEIIERLSGEESVLINSYYYRALNLKKWAKTRKQKRLIRKQ
- a CDS encoding tetratricopeptide repeat protein, giving the protein MGKNEEAKEAYKEAIKKYNFLIIKYPYDVKLNFFKANCLRDIEDYEKAEELYEYIIDLDNDALEVYLMRARNRISLNKYEAAKEDLNTVIKLNPAYRKVIELDEQLKEFLSGKSESCYR
- a CDS encoding WXG100 family type VII secretion target — translated: MVDRCDIEIDASIFEETIKVYSDSKVRLHDILCDLENELRKMEDTWEGDAKKEFDSTFPGFYSAMKKDCDMLEELIKELKLVKTSFESLDTEMKNLDKK